The Arachis ipaensis cultivar K30076 chromosome B07, Araip1.1, whole genome shotgun sequence genomic interval ctaattatttttaaattaaaataatttacatACAATAAAAGTTATAAATCCGATAGTAATTAatcttttactttattattttatgGAAAAATATATGGAACCAAGAGATAATtagtcaaaaaataaataatttaactaatttataattatatttaattaattttatttgtttttaatttataatatttgatattaattacTTCTCACCCCAAATTAAAATTCTGAATGATACGTTGGAGAAATAGGGGCGGGGATCACAGAACTTCCAACAATTCcgattcttagtatataaaaaagtttataaaatatataaaagaacatccatttagtatgaaaaagaaacattctgatacttagtagaagaaacatcctaatgcctAGCATAAGCACCATTCACGTAGAAGTTCTGGATTTAACCAGTAGCATTTGGCTGGTACCCTCTTGGTTCTCtagcattgttattattttattaatcttCTCAGTTTAATTTCTTCCCTTAATTATGTCTAATTTCAACACATATTAAGCTAAACAATCATAACTTGGTTGCTTTTAATTTCAGCTTATTATTATTTGACAGTTACAAGATACCATACATATAAGGAAAATAacaatttaataaaatttgataTGCTCATCAATGTCATGATAAGTTTCCTGATGAAGCAAAACTATCTACAAATTAAAGGCTTTGTTTTCATCACTGAATAAGCCATGCTTTTGTTCAATTATACAGTTGCGGTAATCACGTAAGGTGTGATCTTTCATGCTTGTTTGTTTGTCTTCTCGCTATGAATTAATCTACAAGCTAACTCTTTTCAACAAAGTTTGGATacatttatatattaattaatcaaCAAAACTCGTGATACATGCTActataatataaattaaagaagttaggaagttgatATAAACGTTGAAGAAGATAGCACATATGTGATTATGGAACAGAGCAAGAAGAATAATGAGATAAACGTTCCATTCTCATGGGAATCAAAGCCTGGTCTCTCCAGAGTAAGCAACAGTGAGAAAACAATGATTAGGAGCAGTGATTTAGAGCTAAAACCTCCTCCTCCGTATAGGAGTAGCAGAGGTAAGAATAATAAAGATTATGCAGTTGATGATTTGGACATAGAGAGTTCTAATTTCCTGTGTGCAGTTCATCCAAGAATCAGTTCGTTTCGAATGGAAAGTACTAGTCATACTCATTGTAACAAGGGAGAAGATCCTTTTGTTGAAGCTTACAAGAAATGCACCAAAACTCCACCATCATCATCAACGCACCGTAACAAAAAGAAATCATCTTCATCTTGGCCTAGCAGCATAATAAAGTACATGCATATTTTTTCCTGCAAGTTATTCGCTGGCGATGTTGTTAGCTAAATTACTGCATGGCATGGTGAATGATTGGAGAGTGTTTTTGTTTTCATGATGCATGGTAGAGACAGAGACTTAGGCGGCATGATGGGTATGCATGACAGAGACAAAACGGCATCTTATCTTCTTTACTATAATGGGAACAAATAATGAATACATAGCAGCGGCGATAGTGGGTGTATTAATTATGGCTATGTCGTCCCCACAATAACGTTATAcattatggaaaagtataggtaaccaacaagatttttgaataatgtgtaaacaatgtgaattaatagggttaaaagagtaaatttaattagtagcattaaattagagtGTAATGTACtttcatttgattggtggttgttcatgttgttcaaaatttttattgttcCCTAGCACTCTCCATATATTATTATACGTAACATTGTTTTCTAATCATCTATATTGGCCCTGCTACCACTGCTTGTAACTTTCACTTTAAATGCTTCCAGATGAGGCCCCCCATCTCTCTCCACATCCTTCACATTCAACAACTTCTTCTCTCTATTTTGAGCTAATAATCTGCTTCGTCCTTTAAATTATACTTGcatcttaaattttaatttattcaatttgACATTTATAATTCATGTTAGTCTCTTATGTTATTGAGATAGCCTGACAACAATTAAACTTCCTAATGATTATGTGATGTAGCAACTAAAACTTTTTAACTCAAaatgaaattaggattagaattttaaAGATTTCGCAGGAAGAAAATTGAGATAAAAGAGTTTTAATTACCATCTCAAATAATAGTTAAAAAGATCAACTTGTGCCTTCAGTTATTAGTACGCCATCAACAGTTTGTAATAAAAACAAAGTTAAGGACTAATATGAATTACGAATGTTAAATTGAAAAACCAATCAAAATTTTAATAGGCTAAATTAAGACGAGAATGTAATTTTAGAAACTAATTGAGTattaacttatttatttttatttaacaaagaataaagtatcatttttgttcccaacgtttggagtaagtcctatttgtgtccctaacgtttaaatcgtcctatttgtatctttcacgtttataaaagtgattcaatgttatcctactaacaattatactaacaaatcagattatatttttcaattattctcacttggatgtattcattctcaattaggtctcacttgtatgtgttcgattttaatattatacccactatttgtgtttagattcaattatgtccctagaaaagtgaattatgcaaatgttgtaggaattagtttcaacatttaatgagctatttttcggagtagatcattgattctatcccagacatttgtattctaactttaagaagagatttttaaaactcaaactaaagtgctcatgatgtgtaattgacggcagaataacattgaatcacttttacaaacgttagggatacaaatagaacgatttaaacgttagggacacaaataggatttaccccaaacgttggagacaaaaacgatactttactctaagtCCTTAAAAGTGTGACGCAAGAacttatacattttatttttgaaaagttcaAAGACCTCAACTTAATAAATTTTGTTTGAAGACAAAAATGTTGGATGCAAAATTTCAAAGACCTATTTAAATATATActctaattattattatattatccaTGCTTAGAATGATGGCGGTGGGAAATGGGTGGGACAGGTAGAGACTCTCAATCAATAGTGGACCTGCAAGCAAAGCAGGACCAGTTATTAGTACGTACATGGTGATGCAGATGCTTTAATTTGCTCCAATTTCGTAATGTTAACGAAGCTATGCCGCGTGGTGGATTCTTAATATACTTATTACACAAAAAATACAACTTTTGGAAATTTTTTTCTGAATTCTTAATTCCCACTCTTGTGGATAAGTTGTGTAGTAAGTAGGCGCATACCATGTGATTGCAGCAGactaaattagagtttcatttttatttcaatttctgtctcccactttgcaccaaacaaaatactgagatttatttcaatctctgtctcttaggtagcgtttgttttgaggtactgagacagagactgagagactgagactcagtatcgtgtttgttagttcagagactggtactaaaatttctgtctctgtctctaaaatttcagtatttcagtacctccaaaaagtagggacacaggggactgaaatttttagagagggagactgaaactttaataacattttatacctaaaatactttcatttcaattaattaattccaattttaccctttgtgcaaattaaattagagtttcattcttgtttcaattcatgtctcccattttgcaccaaacagaatactgagatttatttcaatccctgtctcttagtctctgtctctcagtctcagtctttccgtctctgtctctctaccaaacgctacctaatcgTCCAGtttttcacttttctctttcGTATTTTCAATCACAAAATACTAGATAGtcatatttttgtttatttagtaGATTCATTTTATATTCTTGAGTTAAAGTACATATTACTGTTCTCATTATACTGTTCATTTGGTGATAACTTTGTTAGGTCGGTGTAAAAATGTTACGTAGTGTTTCTTATATAGTTTAACCTATATTTACATGTGTTTGAGGGATTTGAATGTGTTTTTGTGCATATTTAAGTGTTTTCATATTTTGAAGTGAGTTCATGTGTAGTAATCAGTAACAATTTTCGgtgtattttatttgaattgatgTGCATTTGGTGTTGTTGTCCTCTTTTTGTTGTAACTAGCCAACAGAATGTTGTTATAGTATTTTTGATATTATTTTGTACATGTTTGATGATTTGTATGTGTTTTTGTCTATTTGGGAGGGATTTTGTTCATGGATTTGTTGCAACTAACCTATAGAATTTTGTTGTAATACTTCTAGTatcattttgtgcatgtttgatTGAATTGCATGTCGTTTTGAGTTGATATTGTGTGATGTAATCAAGAAATAATAGCTTTGGATTTAGTTTGTCTTTCGGTGTATTTTATGTGAATTGAGATGCACTTGGTATTGTTGTCCTCTTTTCGTTGTAACCAGGTAACAAAATGTTGTTGTCGTGCTTCTAATATTATTTTGTGCATATTTGAGTGATTGCATGTGTTTTTGTCCATTTTTAAGAGATTTTGTTCATAGATTTGTTGTAACTAACTATAAAATTTTGTTATAGTGCTTCTGAtgtcattttgtgcatgtttgatTGAGTTGCACATCTTTTTGAGCTGACATTGTGTGATGTAATTAAGAAATAATAGCGGTGCATTTGGTTTGTCTTTCAGTGTATTTTATGTGAATTGAGATGCACTTGGTGTTGTTGTCCTCTTTTTTGTTGTAACTAAGTAACAAAATATTGTTGTAGTGCTTCTAATGttattttgtgcatgtttgagtgatttatatatGTTTTTGTCTATTTTTGATGgattttgtttatgaatttaTTATAACTAGTCCATAGAATATAATTTTGTTGTAGTACTTCTTGTGTCATTTTGTGCATAATTGCTTGAGTTGCATGTCTTTTTAAACTGATATTGTGTGATACAATCAAGAATGATAGTAGTGTATTTGGTTTATCTTTCGGTGTATTTCATATGAATTGAGGTGCACTTGATGTTATTGTTACTTTTTAACCTCATTTTTTATTCTCTACagaaataatgataataaaaaaagTTGATGAAAAAAGCACCACAAAAAAAGAAGGACCAAAATATAGAAAATTCTTATTGTAGGTTTACATAAGAAAATATAGAAAGTCAATAGATTGTATAATATAAACGGTTAACAATATCTCTTCAATACTGTTTTGAATTGTGTGTACAGTTTTGAATTAACAAACACATACGTTGTATCTCTGTAAATATTCAAtccaaatttttaataaaatttctttGAAAGATTAAACTTTTATGAACTTGTCTATACGGTATTGAAATCTTGTTAATCTGAATGAATCCAGGTTCACAAAATTGTAGAAAAAGATGAAAATTTTTTGCAATACATTGAATTACTAACCAAAAATACCGAAATTATTCAAATAAACACCGAGAAAATACTTACAATTTTTTATGTGAATTTTCATCCGAATATATAGAAACTATGTAGATTGAATTTCTATATTGCTTAATTATTGAATTGTCTGCGTACTAtatatttaaaacaaataaattccataaaaaaattgaagaaattaatttcaaaacaaaTAGTAACAtggtaaatagaataaaacaaaagATATAAAAAGTAAACCTTCTACACTTTACACCaaatacaatataaaaatttATGTTGTCTCCGACTCTTTCAGTCTCTCTCAAGTATTAATCTATCTTCTAGATATAGCCTAATAGTTTCATTTATATTTGAGAAGCTAGATTTAGctttaaataaataactaataAACTAGTGTCNNNNNNNNNNNNNNNNNNNNNNNNNNNNNNNNNNNNNNNNNNNNNNNNNNNNNNNNNNNNNNNNNNNNNNNNNNNNNNNNNNNNNNNNNNNNNNNNNNNNNNNNNNNNNNNNNNN includes:
- the LOC110264437 gene encoding uncharacterized protein LOC110264437, with protein sequence MEQSKKNNEINVPFSWESKPGLSRVSNSEKTMIRSSDLELKPPPPYRSSRVHPRISSFRMESTSHTHCNKGEDPFVEAYKKCTKTPPSSSTHRNKKKSSSSWPSSIIKYMHIFSCKLFAGDVVS